One Scyliorhinus canicula chromosome 12, sScyCan1.1, whole genome shotgun sequence genomic region harbors:
- the LOC119974227 gene encoding dipeptidyl peptidase 8-like isoform X3: MAAAMETEQPNIEVFETASASAAEDIEESEEPEPYYVERYSWSRLRKLITDSRKLHGHMMAKSPHDFYFVKKNYPEGPHSDRVYYLAMSNENRENRLFYSEIPHTVNKDAVLLLAWKPLLDYFQSVPDYGIYCREEELLRERKRIGTIGITSYDFHKESGMFLFQASNNIYFTVDGGNTGFTNEPLNPSPVKTSCSNIRMDPKICPADSSWISFIHSNDLWISNIETGEERRLTFAHKGLPNLEDDPKSAGISSFVLQEEFDRYTGYWWCPAAEGTPDGGRIFRILYEENDESNVEIIHVTSPMLETRRCDSYRYPRTGTLNPKITFKMSEVTINANGRIASVVDKELVQPFEVIFSGTEYIARVGWTREGK; encoded by the exons ATGGCTGCAGCAATGGAAACTGAGCAACCTAATATTGAGGTCTTTGAAACAGCCTCTGCAAGTGCTGCCGAGGACATTGAAGAGTCAGAGGAACCTGAGCCGTATTATGTGGAGAGGTACTCCTGGAGTCGCTTACGGAAGTTAATCACTGACAGCAGGAAGCTGCACGGGCACATGATGGCAAAATCTCCTCATGATTTTTATTTTGTAAAGAAAAATTATCCTGAAGGGCCTCATTCAGATAGGGTCTACTATCTAG CTATGTCAAATGAAAACCGGGAAAATAGATTGTTCTACTCCGAAATTCCCCATACAGTGAACAAGGACGCTGTCCTGCTGCTCGCCTGGAAACCTCTGCTGGATTACTTTCAG TCCGTTCCTGACTATGGAATTTACTGTCGTGAAGAAGAACTGTTGCGGGAAAGGAAGAGGATCGGAACGATTGGAATTACATCGTATGATTTCCACAAAGAAAGTGGAATGTTTCTGTTCCAGGCGAGCAACAACATCTACTTCACGGTGGATGGTGGTAACACGGGTTTCACT AATGAACCATTAAACCCTTCGCCGGTGAAAACCAGCTGTTCCAACATCAGGATGGATCCCAAAATCTGCCCTGCTGACTCATCTTGGATTTCATTCATCCACAGCAACGATTTGTGGATTTCCAACATTGAAACGGGCGAAGAAAGACGACTAACCTTTGCGCATAAAG GTTTGCCCAACTTAGAGGATGATCCCAAATCTGCAGGAATCTCCAGCTTTGTACTCCAGGAAGAGTTTGACCGGTATACAGGGTATTGGTGGTGTCCTGCAGCTGAAGGCA CTCCAGATGGAGGAAGGATTTTCAGGATACTTTATGAAGAGAATGATGAGTCAAATGTGGAAATTATCCATGTGACTTCGCCCATGCTTGAAACACGAAGGTGTGATTCATATAGGTACCCACGAACAG GGACTCTAAATCCAAAGATAACTTTCAAGATGTCCGAAGTAACAATAAACGCTAATGGAAGG ATTGCGAGTGTCGTTGACAAGGAATTGGTCCAGCCATTTGAGGTTATTTTTAGTGGAACGGAGTACATTGCACGGGTTGGATGGACTCGAGAAGGAAAATAG